In the Brassica napus cultivar Da-Ae chromosome A7, Da-Ae, whole genome shotgun sequence genome, one interval contains:
- the LOC106355455 gene encoding uncharacterized protein YwbO isoform X1 yields the protein MAESASRNFSKKLIEIDISSDTVCPWCFVGKKNLDKAIDASKDQYNFEIRWHPFFLDASAPKEGVNKKEFYRQKFGSRVEAMFRRMSEIFKGIGLEYDTSGLTGNTLDSHRLIHYTGKQAPEKQHSLVEELCLGYFTQGKYIGDREFLAETAKKLGIDGAEVFLSDPSNGTTEVKEELEKYSQNITGVPHYTINGKVKLSGAQPPETFQSAFEAASS from the exons atggCCGAGTCTGCAAGCAGAAACTTTTCAAAAAAGCTCATCGAAATTGATATAAGCTCGGATACGGTGTGTCCCTGGTGCTTTGTGGGGAAGAAGAATCTTGACAAAGCCATTGATGCATCTAAAGATCAATACAACTTTGAG ATTCGATGGCATCCTTTTTTCCTCGATGCATCTGCACCCAAAGAAGGtgtgaacaagaaagaattttATAGACAAAAGTTTGGAAGCAGAGTTGAAGCAATGTTCAGAAGAATGtctgag ATCTTCAAAGGTATTGGGTTAGAGTATGACACATCCGGTCTCAC AGGCAACACACTGGATAGTCATAGACTCATACATTATACGGGGAAACAAGCGCCAGAAAAACAACATAGCCTTGTTGAAGAGTTGTGTCTTGGTTACTTCACGCAGGGAAAGTACATAGGGGACAG GGAGTTTCTGGCTGAGACGGCTAAAAAGCTTGGCATAGACGGAGCAGAAGTATTCCTCTCAGATCCCAGCAATGGAACCACAGAG GTAAAAGAAGAGCTGGAGAAGTATTCGCAGAATATCACTGGGGTTCCACATTACACA ATCAACGGGAAGGTGAAACTGAGCGGTGCACAGCCGCCTGAGACATTCCAGAGTGCGTTTGAAGCAGCTTCTTCTTAA
- the LOC106355455 gene encoding uncharacterized protein LOC106355455 isoform X3, producing MAESASRNFSKKLIEIDISSDTVCPWCFVGKKNLDKAIDASKDQYNFENLEINLQIFKGIGLEYDTSGLTGNTLDSHRLIHYTGKQAPEKQHSLVEELCLGYFTQGKYIGDREFLAETAKKLGIDGAEVFLSDPSNGTTEVKEELEKYSQNITGVPHYTINGKVKLSGAQPPETFQSAFEAASS from the exons atggCCGAGTCTGCAAGCAGAAACTTTTCAAAAAAGCTCATCGAAATTGATATAAGCTCGGATACGGTGTGTCCCTGGTGCTTTGTGGGGAAGAAGAATCTTGACAAAGCCATTGATGCATCTAAAGATCAATACAACTTTGAG AATCTTGAGATAAATCTACAGATCTTCAAAGGTATTGGGTTAGAGTATGACACATCCGGTCTCAC AGGCAACACACTGGATAGTCATAGACTCATACATTATACGGGGAAACAAGCGCCAGAAAAACAACATAGCCTTGTTGAAGAGTTGTGTCTTGGTTACTTCACGCAGGGAAAGTACATAGGGGACAG GGAGTTTCTGGCTGAGACGGCTAAAAAGCTTGGCATAGACGGAGCAGAAGTATTCCTCTCAGATCCCAGCAATGGAACCACAGAG GTAAAAGAAGAGCTGGAGAAGTATTCGCAGAATATCACTGGGGTTCCACATTACACA ATCAACGGGAAGGTGAAACTGAGCGGTGCACAGCCGCCTGAGACATTCCAGAGTGCGTTTGAAGCAGCTTCTTCTTAA
- the LOC106355455 gene encoding uncharacterized protein YwbO isoform X2: protein MAESASRNFSKKLIEIDISSDTVCPWCFVGKKNLDKAIDASKDQYNFEIRWHPFFLDASAPKEGVNKKEFYRQKFGSRVEAMFRRMSEIFKGIGLEYDTSGLTGNTLDSHRLIHYTGKQAPEKQHSLVEELCLGYFTQGKYIGDREFLAETAKKLGIDGAEVFLSDPSNGTTEVKEELEKYSQNITGVPHYTNCLFRSTGR, encoded by the exons atggCCGAGTCTGCAAGCAGAAACTTTTCAAAAAAGCTCATCGAAATTGATATAAGCTCGGATACGGTGTGTCCCTGGTGCTTTGTGGGGAAGAAGAATCTTGACAAAGCCATTGATGCATCTAAAGATCAATACAACTTTGAG ATTCGATGGCATCCTTTTTTCCTCGATGCATCTGCACCCAAAGAAGGtgtgaacaagaaagaattttATAGACAAAAGTTTGGAAGCAGAGTTGAAGCAATGTTCAGAAGAATGtctgag ATCTTCAAAGGTATTGGGTTAGAGTATGACACATCCGGTCTCAC AGGCAACACACTGGATAGTCATAGACTCATACATTATACGGGGAAACAAGCGCCAGAAAAACAACATAGCCTTGTTGAAGAGTTGTGTCTTGGTTACTTCACGCAGGGAAAGTACATAGGGGACAG GGAGTTTCTGGCTGAGACGGCTAAAAAGCTTGGCATAGACGGAGCAGAAGTATTCCTCTCAGATCCCAGCAATGGAACCACAGAG GTAAAAGAAGAGCTGGAGAAGTATTCGCAGAATATCACTGGGGTTCCACATTACACA AATTGTTTGTTCAGATCAACGGGAAGGTGA
- the LOC106356649 gene encoding germin-like protein subfamily 1 member 11, with protein sequence MRSLIFLAILSLLALTFPIAIASDPSPVQDFCVGVNTPSNGVFVNGKFCKDPKLATIDDFFFTGLDRQRVASNAVGTNVTAVFADNLPGLNTLGIAFARVDYAPNGLIPPHTHPRASEFLIVQEGSLYAGFVSSDQDGNRLFCKILNKGDLIVFPVGLIHFHVNVGRGPAVAFTAFNSQNPGLITIAKTVFGSNPRINPNALAKAFQLDPRIVMSLQTKF encoded by the exons ATGAGGAGTCTTATATTTCTCGCAATTCTATCTCTCTTGGCTTTAACCTTTCCAATAGCCATTGCTTCTGACCCAAGCCCCGTTCAAGACTTTTGTGTCGGCGTAAACACCCCATCCAATGGTG TGTTTGTCAACGGAAAGTTTTGCAAAGACCCAAAGCTCGCCACAATAGACGACTTCTTTTTCACAGGGCTTGACAGGCAAAGAGTCGCAAGTAATGCAGTCGGAACAAATGTGACAGCTGTCTTTGCTGATAACCTTCCTGGGCTCAACACCCTTGGAATAGCATTTGCTCGTGTAGATTATGCACCAAACGGGCTGATCCCACCTCATACACATCCACGTGCCAGCGAGTTCTTGATTGTCCAAGAAGGATCGCTTTACGCGGGTTTTGTCTCGTCAGACCAAGACGGAAATCGTCTATTCTGCAAAATACTCAACAAGGGTGATCTAATTGTGTTTCCAGTAGGACTCATCCATTTCCATGTCAATGTGGGACGAGGCCCAGCAGTTGCATTCACTGCTTTTAATAGCCAAAACCCAGGTCTCATCACTATTGCTAAAACCGTGTTTGGGTCTAACCCGCGGATAAACCCAAATGCTCTTGCAAAAGCATTCCAGTTGGATCCTAGGATTGTCATGAGCCTACAGACCAAATTCTGA